In the genome of Croceimicrobium hydrocarbonivorans, one region contains:
- a CDS encoding SAM-dependent methyltransferase, whose product MQAEFWNQKYQESDYHYGLKPNRFLQLLLESRPPGRLLFPAEGEGRNAVYAAKLGWEVYAFDQSERGRAKALELAEEQGVELHYEICDAREFKSELRFDVIALIYAHFPAEFRKELHQQYADLLKPGGEIWLEAFAPGQLEFQSGGPKNPEMLYNPEMLEADFSELQIRQSEIKRYQLDEGPGHQGLGEVVRFKAYKVVKD is encoded by the coding sequence ATGCAAGCAGAATTCTGGAATCAGAAATATCAGGAAAGCGATTATCACTATGGCTTAAAGCCCAATCGCTTTCTTCAACTCTTATTAGAAAGTCGTCCTCCGGGGCGACTTTTGTTTCCTGCCGAAGGGGAGGGGCGTAATGCGGTTTATGCGGCTAAATTAGGTTGGGAGGTTTATGCCTTCGATCAATCCGAAAGAGGTCGAGCCAAAGCTTTAGAGCTCGCCGAAGAACAGGGAGTAGAATTGCACTATGAAATTTGCGATGCCCGCGAATTTAAAAGTGAGCTTCGCTTTGATGTAATTGCTTTGATCTACGCCCATTTTCCGGCAGAATTTAGAAAGGAGCTACATCAACAATATGCAGATTTGCTAAAACCCGGCGGAGAAATTTGGTTAGAAGCCTTTGCACCGGGTCAGTTGGAATTCCAATCAGGAGGACCTAAGAACCCGGAAATGCTCTACAATCCAGAAATGCTGGAAGCTGACTTTTCGGAATTGCAAATCCGCCAGAGCGAGATAAAACGCTATCAATTAGATGAGGGTCCCGGACATCAAGGTTTGGGAGAAGTAGTGCGGTTTAAAGCCTATAAGGTGGTCAAAGACTAG
- a CDS encoding NAD(P)/FAD-dependent oxidoreductase, whose translation MKNAFQIVIIGGGTAGIMTAAQLLKANSKLDIAIVDPSDMHYYQPAWTLVGAGDFKLSKTARSMASVMPNGVKWIKDKATAIHAEENKVDTAENGSLTYDFLVVAPGLVMAPELIPGLKESLGKGVVCSNYTDPEHTWEVLRNFKGGNAIFTQPTTPIKCGGAPQKIAYLAADYLRKKGLLDKSEVVFATPGSVIFGVPEIRRTLMHVIDRYGIHFKPFYAPESIDHENRVITFKSVHPEENQCVVNEGNTIGEEMHGDMTIKMPYDMLHIAPPQQAPQFVRESDLVNAAGWLDVDINSLQHKKYSNVFGLGDVAALPTAKTGAAIRKQVPVVVGNLLSLINNQAANDSSYKGYSSCPLVTGYGKMTLAEFDYEGNFTPDPKLKQMLIKDSSREHWRLYMLKKYGLPYLYWNKMLKGQKV comes from the coding sequence ATGAAAAACGCATTTCAAATTGTTATTATCGGTGGAGGAACGGCAGGCATTATGACCGCGGCTCAACTCTTAAAAGCCAATTCAAAATTGGATATCGCGATTGTTGATCCCTCAGATATGCACTACTATCAACCTGCATGGACCTTAGTGGGAGCTGGTGATTTTAAATTATCCAAAACTGCCCGAAGCATGGCCTCGGTTATGCCCAATGGGGTGAAGTGGATAAAGGACAAGGCCACCGCCATTCATGCCGAGGAGAATAAAGTAGATACCGCCGAGAATGGCAGTTTGACTTACGATTTTCTGGTGGTGGCTCCCGGCTTGGTTATGGCTCCGGAGCTTATCCCGGGTTTAAAAGAATCCTTAGGCAAGGGTGTGGTTTGCAGCAATTACACCGATCCCGAGCATACCTGGGAGGTACTACGCAATTTTAAAGGGGGCAATGCAATCTTTACACAGCCCACCACGCCCATTAAATGTGGAGGGGCTCCGCAGAAAATCGCTTACCTCGCCGCCGACTATCTCCGTAAGAAAGGCCTATTGGATAAAAGTGAAGTGGTTTTTGCAACTCCCGGTTCGGTGATCTTTGGGGTGCCGGAAATCCGTCGCACCTTAATGCATGTGATCGATCGTTACGGAATTCACTTTAAACCCTTTTATGCCCCTGAGTCTATTGATCACGAAAATCGGGTGATCACCTTTAAGAGCGTTCATCCCGAGGAGAATCAATGTGTGGTGAATGAGGGCAATACTATTGGCGAAGAGATGCATGGCGATATGACCATCAAAATGCCTTATGATATGTTGCATATTGCGCCGCCTCAGCAGGCACCACAATTTGTACGAGAATCCGATTTAGTGAATGCCGCTGGCTGGCTGGATGTAGACATTAATTCCCTTCAGCATAAGAAGTATTCAAATGTATTCGGCTTAGGAGATGTGGCAGCTTTGCCCACCGCTAAAACCGGCGCCGCCATCCGTAAACAAGTGCCGGTGGTGGTTGGAAATTTACTTTCATTGATTAATAATCAGGCGGCCAACGACAGTAGTTATAAAGGCTATTCCTCTTGCCCCTTAGTTACGGGATATGGAAAAATGACTCTGGCGGAATTCGACTATGAAGGCAATTTTACGCCGGATCCAAAATTGAAGCAAATGCTGATAAAGGACTCATCGAGAGAACATTGGCGCTTGTATATGTTAAAGAAATACGGCCTGCCTTATTTGTATTGGAATAAGATGTTAAAGGGGCAAAAGGTCTAA
- a CDS encoding sulfite exporter TauE/SafE family protein, giving the protein MEILGFVLAILMGFTLGLLGGGGSILTVPILVYVLGIEPVLATAYSLFVVGSTSVLGGIRKSMESLVDWKTGLIFAAPSLLAVFLTRRFLVPAIPEELFTVGDFHFTKQIAIMVFFAIVMLLAAYSMIKGRKESDEAEKKHLNIVLVVLEGTIVGVVTGLVGAGGGFLIVPALVLLVGLRMKVAVGTSLVIIAIKSLIGFLGDLGSGQEIDWNFLLFFTGFSFIGMFLGIYATKFVKPTALKKGFGWFVLLMGIFILLKETIL; this is encoded by the coding sequence ATGGAAATTTTAGGATTTGTATTAGCCATTTTAATGGGATTTACCCTGGGCCTTTTAGGAGGTGGAGGATCAATATTAACAGTACCTATTTTGGTATATGTTTTAGGTATTGAGCCTGTGCTTGCCACTGCCTACTCCTTATTTGTAGTTGGTTCAACTTCGGTTTTAGGGGGAATCCGCAAGAGCATGGAATCTCTGGTGGACTGGAAAACCGGTTTAATCTTCGCCGCCCCTTCCTTATTGGCGGTTTTCTTAACCCGTCGTTTTTTGGTGCCCGCCATTCCTGAAGAACTGTTTACAGTAGGCGATTTCCATTTCACGAAGCAAATAGCCATAATGGTCTTCTTTGCGATTGTGATGTTACTCGCGGCCTATTCCATGATTAAAGGTCGCAAGGAAAGTGATGAAGCAGAAAAGAAGCATTTAAATATTGTGTTGGTAGTCCTGGAAGGGACAATTGTAGGAGTTGTCACTGGCCTCGTTGGGGCTGGTGGAGGATTTCTGATAGTGCCCGCCCTCGTGTTGTTGGTAGGTTTGCGAATGAAAGTAGCGGTGGGCACTTCACTTGTTATTATTGCTATAAAGAGCCTGATTGGCTTCCTCGGAGATTTGGGCTCCGGCCAGGAAATCGATTGGAATTTCTTACTCTTCTTTACAGGATTCTCCTTCATTGGGATGTTCCTAGGGATTTACGCCACTAAATTTGTGAAACCCACCGCCCTTAAAAAGGGATTCGGATGGTTCGTACTTTTAATGGGAATCTTCATCCTCTTAAAAGAAACCATACTCTAA
- a CDS encoding MBL fold metallo-hydrolase — MNIDQIYTGCLAHGAYYIESNGEAVIIDPLREVQPYIDRAEQDGAKIKYILETHFHADFVSGHLTLAEKTGATIVYGPTAKPSFDAHVAEDGEILKVGDLSIKVLHTPGHTMESTTYLLKDANGKDHSIYSGDTLFLGDVGRPDLAQKAANLTQEELASLLFDSLREKIMPLADEVIVYPGHGAGSACGKNMMKETVDTLGNQKKVNYALRADMTREEFIKEVTDGLLPPPAYFPANVKMNKEGYSSIDEVLHMGTRALSPAEFEVAAEESEAIVLDVRHQNDFVLGHIPSSIFIGIDDNFAPWVGSVIADVNQKLLLVCPEGREEETVTRLARVGFDKVLGYLKGGIEAWKADGKEVDQIESIPATEAHHRLEQEKLPVVDVRKYSEYEAEHVENALNIPLDFINSKMAEFPKDETFYVHCAGGYRSVIASSILKSRGYHNIIDIKGGFHAIKNAGFIVTDYVCPSTLK, encoded by the coding sequence ATGAACATAGATCAAATATATACAGGCTGTTTAGCCCACGGTGCTTACTACATTGAAAGTAATGGAGAAGCTGTAATTATTGACCCCCTGCGTGAGGTACAACCTTATATCGATCGCGCAGAGCAGGATGGTGCTAAAATCAAGTACATCCTCGAAACTCACTTCCATGCCGACTTTGTGAGTGGTCACCTTACTTTGGCCGAGAAAACCGGAGCTACCATCGTTTACGGTCCTACCGCTAAGCCAAGCTTCGATGCGCATGTAGCCGAAGATGGTGAAATTTTGAAAGTAGGGGATTTGAGTATTAAAGTACTTCACACTCCTGGCCATACCATGGAGAGTACTACCTATTTGCTGAAAGATGCTAATGGAAAAGATCACTCTATTTACTCTGGTGATACCTTATTCCTGGGTGATGTGGGTCGTCCTGACCTCGCTCAAAAAGCTGCGAACCTTACTCAAGAAGAATTAGCCAGCTTACTCTTCGATAGCCTGCGTGAGAAAATCATGCCTTTGGCTGATGAGGTAATTGTATATCCTGGTCATGGTGCGGGTTCTGCCTGCGGTAAGAATATGATGAAGGAAACCGTGGATACCCTTGGTAACCAGAAGAAGGTGAACTATGCCTTGCGTGCTGATATGACTCGCGAAGAGTTCATTAAAGAAGTTACCGATGGATTATTACCTCCTCCTGCATATTTCCCAGCCAATGTGAAAATGAACAAGGAAGGATACAGCAGCATCGATGAGGTTTTACACATGGGAACCCGTGCTTTAAGTCCAGCCGAATTTGAAGTAGCGGCCGAGGAAAGTGAAGCCATTGTTTTGGATGTTCGTCACCAGAATGACTTTGTACTAGGCCATATTCCTTCTTCCATCTTTATTGGAATTGATGACAATTTCGCTCCCTGGGTAGGATCTGTAATCGCTGATGTAAATCAGAAGCTCTTATTGGTTTGCCCTGAAGGACGCGAAGAAGAAACCGTAACTCGTTTAGCTCGGGTAGGATTTGATAAAGTTTTGGGATACCTAAAAGGTGGAATCGAAGCCTGGAAAGCTGATGGAAAAGAAGTGGATCAAATTGAATCCATTCCTGCTACCGAAGCCCACCATCGCTTAGAGCAGGAGAAATTGCCCGTGGTGGATGTACGTAAGTATTCTGAATACGAAGCGGAGCATGTGGAAAATGCCTTGAACATTCCTTTGGATTTTATCAATTCCAAGATGGCCGAATTCCCTAAGGATGAAACCTTCTACGTACACTGTGCAGGTGGCTATCGTTCGGTAATTGCTTCTTCCATTTTAAAATCTCGTGGATACCATAATATCATCGATATCAAAGGTGGATTCCATGCGATCAAAAATGCAGGATTCATTGTTACGGACTATGTTTGTCCATCGACTTTGAAATAA
- a CDS encoding FEKKY domain-containing protein: MKYHFSLFLFTALLSSCFGQVGKLSGRILSKLGNKPTMESVWIQDSENQIFTQSDSLGYYSIDSLIMAKSYTFQFLAFGYPITEKTVQITQAHDSLNIILNPNCSYDSLKAHQDWQEGKARLLLIGSIAPRANSEADQNFEKSFNIEYYDFGCTPPALDCVIDYNKQIFKLLDSKYGDLWRSRVRADVIGLKH, from the coding sequence ATGAAATATCATTTCAGCCTATTCCTTTTTACGGCCTTGCTAAGCAGTTGTTTCGGACAGGTAGGCAAGCTTTCCGGTAGAATTCTTTCAAAACTGGGAAACAAGCCCACAATGGAATCCGTTTGGATTCAGGATAGTGAGAATCAAATCTTCACTCAAAGTGACAGCCTAGGCTATTATTCCATAGACAGTTTAATAATGGCTAAGAGCTATACTTTTCAATTTTTAGCATTCGGCTATCCAATTACCGAAAAAACAGTTCAAATCACCCAGGCCCACGACAGTCTTAACATCATTCTAAACCCAAATTGTAGCTACGACTCCTTAAAAGCCCATCAAGATTGGCAAGAAGGAAAAGCGCGCTTATTGCTAATTGGATCAATTGCACCTCGCGCAAATTCTGAAGCGGATCAGAATTTTGAGAAATCATTTAATATCGAATATTATGATTTTGGCTGTACCCCACCGGCTTTAGATTGTGTGATCGATTATAATAAACAGATATTCAAACTCTTGGACAGTAAATATGGTGATCTTTGGCGCTCAAGAGTTAGAGCAGATGTAATCGGACTTAAGCACTAG
- a CDS encoding maleylpyruvate isomerase N-terminal domain-containing protein yields MILLINKFPELDKKLIDLLESLEPEEWHKQTVAKLWNVKDVAAHLLDGNIRNLSILRDGYMGLKPEINSYQDLLDFLNGLNAEWVQAMKRVSPSLLIDLLKHTGKPFNDYYANLDPHAKAQFSVAWAGEEESSNWMHLAREYTEKFLHQQQIRDATGRQGLMTDEYYLPFLEVCMYALAHTLRETPMEKGSVLKMKIVGDISGEWLVQYNGEKWLRIESNPDLSIETEVRIDSYAAWKLFSKSRRAKDLSDQIEISGNQALGEKALEMVSFMA; encoded by the coding sequence ATGATACTTTTGATAAATAAGTTTCCGGAATTAGATAAAAAGCTGATCGATTTACTCGAAAGCCTAGAGCCGGAAGAATGGCATAAACAGACCGTAGCCAAGCTTTGGAATGTTAAAGATGTGGCGGCTCATCTATTGGATGGGAATATTCGAAACCTCTCCATATTGCGAGATGGCTATATGGGCTTAAAGCCCGAAATCAACTCTTATCAGGACCTCCTCGACTTCCTGAACGGACTTAATGCCGAATGGGTACAAGCCATGAAAAGAGTGAGCCCCTCCCTCTTAATTGATCTTCTAAAACATACGGGCAAACCTTTTAATGACTATTACGCCAACCTGGATCCCCATGCCAAAGCGCAATTCTCCGTGGCTTGGGCCGGAGAAGAGGAAAGCAGCAATTGGATGCATCTGGCGCGAGAGTACACCGAAAAGTTCTTGCACCAGCAGCAAATCAGAGATGCAACGGGAAGGCAAGGCCTTATGACCGATGAATACTACCTCCCCTTTTTGGAGGTATGTATGTACGCCCTAGCCCATACCTTAAGAGAGACCCCCATGGAGAAAGGCAGTGTTTTAAAAATGAAAATTGTGGGGGACATTTCCGGCGAATGGCTCGTTCAATACAATGGCGAAAAATGGCTCAGAATAGAATCAAACCCAGATCTTTCCATAGAAACCGAAGTCCGTATTGACTCCTACGCCGCCTGGAAACTCTTTTCCAAAAGTCGGAGAGCCAAAGACCTCAGTGATCAGATTGAAATTAGTGGCAATCAGGCTTTGGGCGAGAAAGCCTTAGAGATGGTGTCTTTTATGGCTTGA
- a CDS encoding OmpA family protein → MLVFFEFDSHRIQTLEAQRLFEWLDDNGNRNAQLYVLEAHADNTGPTEYNDALKLKRAETVKDFLMRQGISGRKIVIRPESEIQEQTKPDFLYRRVRIILQ, encoded by the coding sequence ATGTTGGTATTTTTTGAATTTGACAGTCATCGTATCCAAACTCTGGAGGCCCAGCGCTTATTTGAGTGGTTGGATGACAATGGAAATCGAAATGCCCAGCTTTATGTTTTGGAGGCGCATGCCGACAATACAGGCCCAACGGAATACAATGATGCCCTGAAGTTAAAAAGGGCAGAAACGGTAAAGGATTTTTTGATGCGCCAGGGGATTAGTGGAAGGAAGATTGTTATTCGCCCCGAAAGCGAGATTCAAGAGCAAACCAAACCTGATTTTCTTTATCGTAGAGTCCGGATTATTCTGCAGTAG
- a CDS encoding response regulator: protein MSTLKIQIVEDEIVIADSIYDTLEELGYQPLEPVINYTEALAQARDESPDLALLDVQLAGKKDGIDLAQVYREEFDFPFIFLTSNAESETLRRAKPLKPAAYLIKPFGKKDLFAAIEMALDAPQEEGQNEEQQSSDPDVFFVKDKNFYQKLRYSDLLYIKSDHVYLELYLVNGLRHVIRKSLSEFESTLPSQFQRVHRSYIVNIDFMQGINSHCIKVEGDEIPIGQSYRDELFKKFAID, encoded by the coding sequence ATGAGCACTTTGAAGATTCAAATTGTGGAAGATGAGATCGTGATTGCAGACAGCATTTACGATACCTTGGAAGAATTGGGATATCAACCTCTGGAGCCGGTAATTAACTATACTGAGGCCCTGGCCCAAGCTCGTGATGAATCGCCGGATTTGGCTTTGTTAGATGTGCAATTAGCAGGTAAAAAGGACGGTATTGATCTGGCTCAGGTCTATCGCGAGGAATTTGATTTCCCCTTTATCTTTCTAACTTCCAATGCAGAGTCGGAAACATTGCGCAGGGCCAAGCCTTTAAAACCAGCGGCCTACCTAATCAAACCCTTTGGTAAGAAAGATCTATTTGCGGCGATTGAAATGGCCTTAGATGCTCCCCAGGAGGAGGGGCAAAATGAGGAGCAGCAATCTTCCGATCCGGATGTATTCTTTGTGAAGGATAAGAACTTCTATCAGAAACTCCGCTATTCGGATTTACTTTATATCAAGAGTGATCATGTTTATCTGGAGCTCTATTTGGTGAATGGATTACGTCATGTAATACGCAAGAGCCTGAGCGAGTTTGAATCGACCTTACCGTCCCAATTTCAGCGGGTACACCGCTCTTATATCGTGAACATCGATTTTATGCAAGGCATTAATTCCCATTGTATTAAGGTAGAGGGCGATGAAATTCCGATTGGACAGTCTTATCGGGATGAGCTCTTTAAAAAGTTCGCTATCGACTAA
- a CDS encoding type II toxin-antitoxin system RelE/ParE family toxin, producing the protein MKFILSKESLNDLEEIWLYTFNEWSLEQANRYSNLILDEIEFIANHPESGEDYSHVRECYFKARIKSHFIFYKINPKKAELEIIRILHQRMDLENRL; encoded by the coding sequence ATGAAATTTATCCTCAGTAAGGAGTCCCTTAATGATTTAGAAGAAATTTGGCTCTACACATTTAATGAGTGGTCCTTGGAGCAAGCTAACCGCTATTCCAATTTAATACTTGATGAAATTGAGTTCATTGCCAACCACCCAGAATCAGGTGAAGACTATAGTCATGTGCGTGAGTGTTATTTTAAGGCAAGGATAAAATCACATTTCATCTTTTATAAAATCAATCCTAAAAAAGCTGAACTCGAAATAATTAGGATTCTTCACCAAAGAATGGATCTTGAAAACAGACTCTAG
- a CDS encoding histidine kinase dimerization/phosphoacceptor domain -containing protein, which produces MPSQFSLIPFTFVENMIIRRFFIPIILTLLLLPFGAYSLDLDSLKTARQNVLPGSQEELLIVKDMMRYYIHQEQNDSAILYGLEAENLARQLKNAEELADVYTYLGIMYQYRGRYQKANDYSFKALSIKDSLQLGPISLAESHGNLAVCFQELKQFDKAIEHSLLALDYFKEGGDSNRAAMRFYQIGGLLYEFGLYDSAKVYYDLALDWYTALGHESYIAIYPTYVGLIYLKQNKLRAAEAEFLKSLNSYPPDGRQRFKVFIYVNLAVVNLVMGAERDSIGRRELYRAIEYAKQSYSLAEELDFLHQMRKANEVFYKAYDALGESEQAIHYAKAFIDLNDSLYNIEQQKVITELQTKYESGKQEAQIEFLSQTNQQQEELARTQELIIYILSGAGLLIISFGMNSYRLYRQKNRSLQELEKSNAVISQQNEEREILLKEIHHRVKNNLQVISSLLDLQSSAISDPKALIAVEDGQSRVKAMALIHQKLYQNEDLSLIDIKDFILKLIEQNGAMQEKQAQCEYDLPEGQLMMDIDTAVPLGLILNELVTNAYKYGQDNEGELHLIIRLIPRDDHYYLEFCDGGNGLPEGMDWEKSRSLGLRLIKRLSRQLYGRVAYEYRDGACFKIEFKNTDQRREIA; this is translated from the coding sequence ATGCCTTCTCAGTTTTCCTTAATTCCCTTTACATTTGTGGAGAACATGATTATTCGCCGGTTTTTTATCCCCATTATTCTCACTCTGCTATTACTTCCCTTTGGAGCTTATAGCCTGGATCTCGATTCTTTAAAAACAGCTCGACAAAATGTACTGCCTGGTTCGCAGGAGGAGTTGCTTATTGTGAAGGATATGATGCGTTATTATATACATCAGGAGCAGAATGATTCAGCAATCCTTTATGGTTTGGAAGCCGAGAATCTAGCGCGTCAATTAAAGAATGCGGAAGAGCTGGCCGATGTTTACACCTATTTGGGGATCATGTATCAATATCGGGGACGCTATCAGAAAGCCAATGACTATAGTTTTAAAGCCCTTTCTATCAAAGATTCCTTGCAATTGGGGCCTATCTCTTTGGCGGAGTCGCATGGGAATTTAGCGGTCTGCTTTCAGGAGCTCAAGCAGTTTGATAAGGCCATCGAACATTCTTTATTAGCCCTGGATTATTTCAAAGAAGGTGGAGATAGTAATCGCGCTGCCATGCGTTTTTACCAAATTGGAGGCTTACTCTATGAATTTGGTTTATACGATTCGGCCAAGGTATATTACGATCTGGCTTTGGATTGGTATACCGCCTTGGGCCATGAATCCTATATTGCTATTTATCCTACCTATGTTGGCCTGATCTATCTAAAACAGAATAAGCTGCGGGCTGCGGAGGCCGAATTCTTAAAATCCCTGAACTCCTATCCGCCGGATGGCCGACAACGCTTTAAGGTATTCATTTACGTAAATCTAGCGGTGGTTAATTTGGTGATGGGCGCTGAGCGCGATAGCATAGGCCGAAGGGAATTGTACCGGGCCATTGAGTATGCCAAGCAAAGCTATAGCCTGGCCGAGGAGCTGGATTTTCTACATCAGATGCGCAAGGCCAATGAAGTTTTCTACAAGGCTTACGATGCATTGGGCGAATCTGAGCAAGCTATTCACTATGCCAAGGCCTTTATTGATCTCAATGATTCCCTCTACAATATTGAGCAGCAAAAGGTGATAACCGAACTGCAAACCAAATACGAAAGTGGTAAGCAGGAAGCCCAAATTGAGTTTTTAAGTCAGACCAATCAGCAGCAAGAAGAACTGGCGCGTACCCAGGAATTGATCATCTATATCTTATCGGGTGCGGGTTTATTGATTATCTCCTTTGGAATGAATAGCTACCGCCTTTATCGCCAAAAGAACCGCTCTTTACAGGAGCTGGAAAAGTCGAATGCGGTGATTAGTCAGCAAAATGAGGAGCGCGAAATCTTGTTGAAGGAGATTCACCATCGGGTGAAGAACAACCTACAGGTGATTAGCAGTCTCTTGGATTTACAGTCTTCGGCGATTTCCGATCCCAAGGCTTTAATTGCGGTTGAGGATGGACAATCGCGGGTAAAGGCCATGGCCTTAATTCACCAAAAGCTCTATCAGAATGAAGATTTGAGCCTGATTGATATCAAGGACTTTATCCTCAAGCTCATTGAGCAGAATGGAGCTATGCAGGAAAAGCAAGCCCAATGTGAATATGATTTACCGGAAGGGCAATTGATGATGGATATTGACACGGCGGTTCCTTTGGGATTGATCTTGAATGAATTGGTGACCAATGCTTATAAATACGGTCAGGATAATGAGGGAGAGCTTCATCTAATTATTCGTTTAATTCCTCGGGATGATCATTATTATTTAGAATTTTGTGATGGAGGAAATGGCCTACCCGAAGGTATGGACTGGGAGAAGAGTCGTAGCTTGGGCTTACGCTTGATAAAGCGTTTAAGTAGGCAATTGTATGGCAGGGTAGCGTACGAATACCGGGATGGGGCCTGTTTCAAAATTGAGTTTAAGAATACCGATCAAAGGAGAGAAATTGCCTGA
- a CDS encoding type II toxin-antitoxin system ParD family antitoxin, whose translation MSKNTSILLGDYFKSFIEKQIQTGRYNSASEVVRAALRVFEQEEAHKVALIEALKKGEQSGFTENFNREDFLKSMETKHAKSKS comes from the coding sequence ATGTCAAAAAACACTTCAATTTTATTAGGCGATTATTTCAAATCCTTTATTGAAAAACAAATTCAAACCGGAAGGTATAATTCGGCCAGTGAGGTAGTTAGAGCCGCTTTAAGGGTTTTCGAGCAGGAAGAAGCCCATAAGGTCGCTCTTATCGAGGCGCTTAAGAAAGGGGAGCAATCAGGCTTCACAGAAAATTTCAATCGTGAGGATTTTCTTAAAAGCATGGAAACCAAACATGCTAAATCTAAATCATGA
- a CDS encoding DUF2167 domain-containing protein, which translates to MRKTLIGLSLLLLAASNVKASDSLSTAVDSTALDSISMQFIDEINAYFKFKDSLDNALNFELGSIQLGDDLATLNVPSNFMYLGKSQSIQVLTDVWGNPPDQSVLGMMIPKNTSVLDDSTYAIIISYSEEGYVDDEDAEDLDYDELMETMQGDAQEANPMRIQQGYPSIEVIGWAAAPFYDSENKKLHWAKELSFDHDSAHTLNYNVRILGRRGYLELNFISDLQMLDQIKAEMPEILPAVNFNEGNRYSDFNPDMDKVAAYGIGGLIAGKVLAKAGLFVLLAKFWKIIAVGAVALFAGIRKFMGGKKNEPVNTIDKSEEA; encoded by the coding sequence ATGAGAAAAACCTTAATCGGCCTGAGCCTTCTGCTTTTGGCTGCAAGCAATGTAAAAGCCAGCGACTCGCTTAGCACAGCGGTGGACAGCACGGCGCTCGACAGCATCAGCATGCAGTTTATTGATGAGATCAATGCTTATTTCAAATTCAAGGATAGCTTGGATAATGCCCTGAACTTCGAATTGGGCAGCATCCAATTAGGTGATGATCTAGCTACCTTAAATGTGCCTTCTAATTTTATGTATCTGGGCAAAAGCCAGTCTATTCAAGTGCTGACGGATGTTTGGGGAAATCCTCCGGATCAAAGTGTATTGGGAATGATGATCCCTAAAAACACCAGTGTTTTAGATGATAGCACCTACGCCATTATCATAAGCTATAGCGAAGAAGGCTATGTGGACGATGAGGACGCGGAAGACCTGGATTATGATGAATTGATGGAAACCATGCAAGGGGATGCTCAGGAAGCCAATCCCATGCGTATTCAACAAGGTTATCCCAGTATTGAAGTAATTGGCTGGGCCGCTGCTCCCTTTTACGATTCAGAGAACAAGAAATTACACTGGGCCAAAGAGCTCTCTTTCGATCATGACAGTGCCCATACCTTAAACTACAATGTGCGGATTTTAGGTCGCCGTGGTTATTTGGAATTAAACTTCATCAGCGACTTGCAGATGTTAGATCAAATTAAAGCGGAAATGCCCGAAATCTTACCCGCCGTTAACTTTAATGAGGGAAATCGTTACAGCGATTTTAATCCGGATATGGACAAGGTGGCGGCCTATGGTATTGGCGGCTTAATTGCCGGAAAGGTTTTGGCAAAAGCCGGACTCTTTGTACTCCTGGCTAAGTTCTGGAAGATTATCGCTGTAGGTGCGGTAGCCCTTTTCGCAGGTATTCGCAAGTTTATGGGCGGCAAGAAAAATGAGCCTGTAAATACTATCGACAAATCTGAGGAGGCCTAA